One genomic region from Spirulina subsalsa PCC 9445 encodes:
- a CDS encoding alpha/beta fold hydrolase, whose amino-acid sequence MTAERLKPWHERIGFQRDWIWRGWQVRYSFRRSPSPPPTSPEPPILLIHGFGAALEHWRHNIPILSQNRTVYALDLLGFGASRKATPTYTVELWVEQIYEFWQTFIREPIVLVGNSLGSLVCLVAAAHHPEMLKGVVLLNIPDVSVRQEMLPPWVRPIVNRIEGVFGSPPLLVPIFQLLRRRFTIRRWATLAYPHREAITDELVEILAAPAYDQGAAATFCALFQSIRQPEFSPRLLDLFPQISRPILLIWGTQDCMVPFRLSQRFRQKNPHLTFVPLENVGHCPHDEVPERFHQVLLPWLDGLGNGES is encoded by the coding sequence GTGACCGCAGAACGTTTAAAACCTTGGCATGAACGGATTGGGTTTCAACGGGATTGGATTTGGCGAGGTTGGCAGGTGCGATATAGTTTTAGGCGATCGCCATCTCCCCCCCCAACCTCCCCAGAACCCCCCATCCTACTGATTCACGGCTTTGGGGCAGCCCTAGAACACTGGCGGCACAACATCCCCATCCTCTCCCAAAATCGCACCGTTTACGCCCTCGACCTACTGGGTTTTGGGGCCTCTCGCAAAGCCACCCCCACCTACACCGTCGAACTGTGGGTAGAACAAATCTATGAGTTTTGGCAGACCTTTATCCGTGAACCCATAGTATTAGTGGGGAATTCTTTAGGCTCCCTAGTCTGTTTAGTGGCAGCCGCCCACCATCCCGAAATGTTAAAGGGTGTTGTTCTGCTCAATATCCCCGATGTGTCAGTTCGTCAGGAAATGTTACCCCCCTGGGTGCGGCCGATTGTCAATCGCATTGAGGGAGTCTTTGGTTCTCCCCCCCTATTAGTCCCTATCTTCCAACTGCTACGTCGTCGCTTCACGATTCGCCGTTGGGCTACTTTGGCCTATCCTCACCGAGAAGCTATCACCGATGAATTAGTAGAAATTTTAGCCGCCCCTGCCTATGACCAAGGGGCCGCGGCTACCTTTTGCGCCCTCTTTCAGTCCATCCGTCAACCGGAATTTTCCCCCCGTCTCTTGGACTTATTTCCCCAGATATCCCGACCGATTTTGCTCATCTGGGGAACCCAAGATTGTATGGTGCCTTTTCGCCTTTCTCAGCGTTTTCGCCAGAAAAATCCCCATTTAACCTTTGTTCCTTTGGAAAATGTGGGACATTGCCCCCATGATGAAGTTCCCGAACGATTTCATCAGGTGTTATTGCCTTGGTTGGATGGGTTAGGGAACGGGGAATCTTGA
- a CDS encoding tetratricopeptide repeat protein, whose translation MAHSNTVIYQRLYKALSVGLRRQIFVAVCDPVPLRDRLSEQLHAGQSASFPPLITVRLNAENPNFLNAIATILQDNPHLKQSKLSPTFEIIGIEDLTRKSAPLQQRFIRHLRLIERHLPQLDFSLLLWLPRPWLGNIRQAVPEFWRWHTGVFEFSSEVDSFPEESTPSRPSLPPPPPLSPLSEGEFPLVTLQFKPYSPLPIPQQEWATPRTPSPPGLDEAPPEGLDEGHLNPPESLERAADGREDTAEGETPLAVSGELQDSTQVTLEAPIDPQESGETVLEQPLEATDGETPLDPQTDSPESPPSEPIPLLFSFPSPEELEQLKASYTLESIAQGFLHLGQQYRDRIAQGDPSRDILTQAIQAYQGALDCHPTLPLAAEVLNDLGNFYWMRSRIVSDRESRRPDSPEQAFPDLEEALICYQTALLHITDPQNFATTYGMIHNNLGAAYGDLARYRDFIENMQLSIAAYEEALKYRTPDSNPTKYGSTQNNLGTAYWHLAQQHHPIENLRAAIAAYTEASQYYDPSEDFGPWAMIQNNLGTAYWNLSQYEDSINSLKKAVIAYERSLRYRTAKNAPAACAATQNNLGTAYWHLSTAENFSSRSKQDYLERAAAAYGIATQLAQQLSHQDPPIPVNFDCLATYNNLGLVHYQLATTDGFLLPTDIKLEYLEASLQAYLQALTAVPPDSEIYQTAFNYIVRTVQAFYQYGGIQGQNRALSQIPGPLLPQLLPRL comes from the coding sequence GTGGCACATTCCAATACGGTTATTTATCAACGGTTATATAAGGCCTTAAGTGTGGGGTTACGTCGTCAAATTTTTGTGGCGGTTTGTGATCCGGTGCCACTGCGCGATCGCCTTTCGGAACAATTACACGCCGGACAAAGTGCCTCTTTCCCGCCCCTCATCACGGTGAGACTCAATGCGGAGAACCCCAATTTTTTAAATGCGATCGCCACGATTCTCCAAGATAACCCCCACCTCAAACAATCCAAACTCTCCCCCACCTTTGAAATTATCGGCATTGAAGACCTGACCCGCAAATCTGCCCCCCTTCAACAACGTTTTATTCGCCATTTACGGCTGATTGAGCGCCATTTACCCCAACTGGATTTTAGTCTTTTGCTCTGGTTGCCCCGGCCTTGGTTAGGCAATATTCGCCAAGCGGTGCCAGAATTTTGGCGCTGGCATACCGGAGTGTTTGAATTTAGTAGCGAGGTGGACAGTTTCCCCGAAGAATCGACCCCCTCCCGTCCTTCCCTTCCCCCTCCCCCTCCTCTTTCCCCCCTCAGTGAGGGAGAATTCCCCCTCGTCACCTTACAATTTAAACCCTACTCTCCTCTCCCGATCCCTCAGCAAGAATGGGCAACCCCTCGAACTCCCTCCCCTCCGGGATTAGACGAGGCGCCCCCAGAAGGTTTAGATGAAGGTCATCTAAACCCTCCAGAGAGCCTTGAAAGGGCTGCCGATGGTCGAGAAGATACCGCCGAGGGTGAAACGCCCTTAGCTGTCTCTGGAGAGCTACAGGACAGCACACAGGTCACTTTAGAAGCCCCGATAGACCCCCAAGAGAGCGGGGAGACGGTGTTAGAACAGCCCTTAGAAGCCACCGACGGGGAAACTCCCTTAGACCCCCAAACTGACAGCCCAGAATCCCCCCCCTCAGAACCGATCCCTCTCCTGTTTTCCTTCCCCAGTCCAGAGGAACTCGAACAACTCAAGGCCTCCTACACCCTTGAAAGTATTGCCCAAGGCTTTCTACACTTAGGGCAACAGTACCGCGATCGCATTGCTCAAGGCGACCCTTCCCGAGACATTCTCACCCAAGCCATTCAGGCTTATCAGGGGGCCTTAGACTGTCATCCCACCTTGCCGTTAGCGGCCGAAGTCTTGAATGATTTAGGCAATTTTTACTGGATGCGTTCACGCATTGTCTCAGACCGAGAATCCCGCCGTCCCGACAGTCCAGAACAGGCCTTTCCCGACCTAGAAGAGGCCTTAATCTGCTATCAAACGGCCCTCCTACATATTACCGACCCCCAAAATTTCGCGACCACCTACGGCATGATTCACAACAATCTGGGGGCAGCCTACGGGGATTTAGCCCGTTATCGGGACTTTATCGAGAATATGCAGCTATCCATCGCGGCCTATGAAGAAGCCTTAAAATATCGCACCCCGGACAGTAATCCGACCAAATACGGATCCACCCAAAATAATCTCGGCACCGCCTACTGGCACCTTGCCCAACAACATCATCCCATCGAAAATCTACGCGCGGCGATCGCCGCCTACACCGAAGCCAGCCAATACTACGATCCCAGCGAGGACTTTGGGCCTTGGGCGATGATTCAAAATAACCTCGGTACCGCCTACTGGAACCTCTCCCAATACGAAGACAGTATCAACTCCCTCAAAAAAGCCGTCATCGCCTACGAGCGCAGTTTACGCTATCGCACCGCCAAAAACGCCCCGGCCGCCTGTGCTGCCACCCAAAATAATCTCGGCACCGCCTACTGGCACCTTAGCACCGCAGAAAACTTTTCGAGTCGGAGTAAACAAGACTACCTCGAACGCGCCGCCGCCGCCTATGGCATCGCTACCCAACTCGCCCAACAACTGAGCCATCAAGATCCCCCCATCCCCGTTAACTTCGACTGTCTCGCCACCTACAACAACTTGGGTTTAGTTCATTATCAACTGGCCACTACCGACGGTTTCTTGCTACCCACCGACATCAAACTGGAATATTTAGAAGCTTCCTTACAGGCCTATTTACAAGCCCTAACGGCTGTTCCGCCCGACTCGGAAATTTATCAAACGGCCTTTAATTACATTGTCCGCACCGTACAAGCTTTTTATCAGTACGGGGGAATTCAGGGACAAAATCGAGCCTTATCTCAAATTCCAGGCCCCTTATTACCCCAATTATTACCCCGTTTGTAG
- the ftsZ gene encoding cell division protein FtsZ translates to MCQPNYPNIPGTVASNSPFHNPGLSLPQSTDYGTPAQETMTFDKIVPSNAAQIKVIGVGGGGCNAVNRMIASGITGVEFWAINTDSQALELTAAPHRLQIGQKLTRGLGAGGNPAIGQKAAEESRDEIANALEGTDLVFITSGMGGGTGTGASAIVAEVAKEIGCLTVGIVTRPFTFEGHRRTTQANEGIAALQGRVDTLIVIPNNKLLSVISPETPVQQAFMVADDILRQGVQGISDIIIIPGLVNVDFADVRAVMADAGSALMGIGTGSGKSRAREAASMAISSPLLESSIEGAKGVVFNITGGSDLTLHEVNTAAETIYEVVDPNANIIFGAVIDDQSQGELTITVIATGFSGETPAKSTTSGRTIPTAPKPNRAVNQPTTPPKPAANPAPPPDVSSPLKGTGLDIPEFLQRRRFPRR, encoded by the coding sequence GTGTGTCAACCCAACTACCCTAATATTCCTGGAACTGTGGCAAGTAACTCACCCTTTCATAACCCCGGACTCTCTCTTCCTCAAAGCACTGACTATGGTACTCCTGCTCAAGAAACTATGACATTTGACAAAATTGTACCCAGTAACGCCGCCCAAATTAAGGTCATTGGTGTAGGGGGTGGCGGTTGTAATGCGGTGAATCGCATGATTGCCAGTGGTATTACTGGGGTCGAATTTTGGGCGATTAACACCGACTCCCAAGCCCTAGAATTAACGGCAGCCCCCCATCGTTTACAAATTGGCCAAAAATTGACCAGAGGATTGGGGGCTGGGGGGAATCCGGCGATTGGTCAAAAGGCGGCAGAAGAATCCCGGGATGAAATTGCCAACGCTTTAGAAGGCACGGATTTGGTGTTTATTACCTCGGGAATGGGTGGTGGTACAGGAACGGGTGCATCTGCTATTGTCGCGGAAGTGGCCAAGGAAATTGGCTGTTTGACGGTGGGGATTGTTACTCGTCCTTTTACCTTTGAAGGGCATCGCCGCACAACCCAAGCCAATGAAGGGATTGCTGCTCTACAAGGCCGGGTGGATACGTTGATTGTGATTCCGAACAATAAGTTACTGTCGGTGATTTCTCCCGAAACTCCGGTACAACAAGCCTTTATGGTGGCCGATGATATCCTACGCCAAGGGGTTCAAGGGATTTCCGATATTATTATTATCCCCGGTTTAGTGAATGTGGACTTTGCGGACGTGCGTGCTGTGATGGCGGATGCGGGTTCGGCGTTGATGGGCATTGGAACGGGTTCCGGGAAGTCTCGCGCTAGAGAAGCGGCCAGTATGGCGATTTCTTCGCCCTTGTTGGAGTCTTCTATTGAGGGGGCGAAAGGGGTGGTCTTTAATATTACAGGCGGCTCTGATTTGACGCTCCATGAGGTGAACACCGCAGCAGAGACGATTTATGAGGTGGTGGATCCCAACGCCAATATTATTTTTGGGGCGGTGATTGATGACCAAAGTCAGGGGGAATTGACAATTACGGTGATTGCGACGGGTTTTTCTGGGGAAACTCCGGCGAAAAGTACAACCAGTGGTCGGACGATACCCACGGCCCCAAAGCCTAACCGGGCGGTGAATCAACCGACGACTCCTCCTAAACCTGCTGCTAATCCTGCGCCGCCCCCGGATGTGAGTTCTCCCCTCAAGGGGACGGGATTGGATATTCCCGAGTTCCTACAACGCCGTCGTTTTCCTCGACGTTGA
- a CDS encoding CTP synthase: MTKFVFVTGGVVSSIGKGIVAASLGRLLKSRDYSVSILKLDPYINVDPGTMSPFQHGEVFVTEDGAETDLDLGHYERFTDTSMSRLNSVTQGGIYQAVINKERRGDYHGGTVQVIPHITNEIKERIHRVAKNTHPDVVISEIGGTVGDIESQPFLEAIRQFRKDVGRHNVIYMHVTLIPWISAAGELKTKPTQHSVKELRSIGIQPDILVCRCEHPLEQGIKEKLSEFCDVPVENVITSPDASSIYEVPLILEKERLAKQVIDLLKLEDRTPDLQQWQTLVERMKAPTRHLEIALVGKYVKLSDAYLSVVEALRHAAIAFGSDVNIRWVSAEDIEANGAESYLNNVSGVVVPGGFGIRGVDGKVSAIQYAREHQLPFLGLCLGMQCSIIDWARNVAALEKANSAEFDPETAYPVINLLPEQQDVVDRGGTMRLGLYPCRLTPDTRAASLYAKEVVYERHRHRYEFNNTYRNLFLESGYMISGSSPDGRLVEMIEYSPHPFFIATQFHPEFSSRPSRPHPLFQGFVRAALTHDDPNALAHLSGESVPLSPEKLTAEVS; the protein is encoded by the coding sequence ATGACTAAATTTGTATTTGTAACCGGTGGTGTTGTGTCCAGTATTGGAAAAGGCATCGTAGCCGCCAGCTTAGGACGACTTCTCAAATCTCGTGATTATTCCGTCTCCATCCTCAAACTTGACCCTTACATCAACGTCGATCCTGGCACCATGAGTCCTTTCCAACATGGGGAAGTCTTCGTCACCGAAGACGGAGCAGAAACCGACCTCGATTTAGGACATTATGAGCGCTTCACCGATACCTCAATGTCCCGTCTTAACAGTGTTACCCAAGGCGGTATTTATCAAGCCGTGATCAACAAAGAACGGCGCGGCGACTATCACGGCGGCACCGTACAAGTTATTCCCCACATTACCAACGAAATTAAAGAACGGATTCACCGGGTCGCTAAAAACACCCATCCCGATGTGGTGATTAGCGAAATTGGCGGCACCGTCGGGGATATTGAATCCCAACCCTTCCTAGAAGCCATTCGCCAGTTTCGGAAAGATGTCGGCCGTCATAACGTGATTTATATGCACGTTACCCTAATTCCTTGGATTTCCGCCGCCGGGGAACTGAAAACCAAACCCACCCAACATTCCGTCAAAGAACTGCGGTCGATTGGTATTCAACCCGATATTCTGGTTTGTCGCTGTGAACATCCCCTTGAACAAGGCATTAAAGAAAAACTCTCAGAATTTTGTGATGTTCCCGTTGAAAACGTCATCACCTCCCCCGATGCCAGCAGTATTTACGAAGTCCCCCTGATTCTGGAAAAAGAACGCCTAGCCAAACAGGTTATCGACCTCCTGAAACTCGAAGACCGCACCCCCGACCTCCAGCAGTGGCAAACCCTTGTAGAGCGCATGAAAGCCCCCACCCGTCACTTAGAAATTGCTCTGGTGGGGAAATACGTTAAACTCAGCGATGCTTACCTCTCCGTCGTCGAGGCCTTGCGTCATGCTGCGATCGCCTTTGGCAGTGATGTTAATATTCGTTGGGTGAGCGCCGAAGATATCGAAGCCAACGGCGCGGAGTCTTACCTGAATAACGTGAGCGGTGTAGTCGTCCCCGGTGGCTTTGGCATTCGTGGGGTAGATGGCAAAGTCAGCGCCATTCAATACGCCCGAGAACATCAACTCCCCTTCCTCGGTCTGTGTTTAGGGATGCAGTGTAGTATCATCGACTGGGCGCGCAACGTCGCCGCCCTCGAAAAGGCCAACAGCGCCGAATTCGACCCCGAAACCGCCTATCCTGTGATTAACCTCCTCCCCGAACAACAAGACGTAGTAGACCGAGGCGGCACCATGCGTTTAGGCCTTTATCCCTGTCGCCTCACCCCTGACACCCGCGCCGCCTCCCTCTATGCCAAAGAAGTGGTCTATGAACGTCATCGTCACCGTTATGAGTTTAATAACACCTATCGCAACCTATTCTTAGAAAGTGGTTATATGATTAGTGGCTCCTCCCCCGATGGGCGTTTAGTCGAGATGATTGAGTATTCCCCCCACCCCTTCTTTATCGCTACCCAATTTCACCCGGAATTTAGTTCCCGTCCCAGTCGGCCTCATCCCCTCTTTCAGGGCTTCGTCCGGGCCGCTTTGACCCATGATGACCCCAACGCGTTAGCCCATCTCTCCGGTGAATCTGTCCCCCTCTCACCGGAAAAACTCACGGCCGAGGTGTCTTAA
- a CDS encoding BCD family MFS transporter — protein MATQEVSSLREESSRSINLPTMFRIGLFNLGLGLMSVLTVAVINRVMISELAIPGTITAGVVAVQYFISPTRVWFGQMSDSRPLFGLHRTGYVRLGTIIFGIAIFLSVQVVWQLGGIVSQTGVWEWNGLTLFWTGVLILIFMVYGLAISASSTPFTALLVDISSEQERSRIVAVVWSMLMVGIILGGITGKIFLTQVEGLEGNPLDILPGPINSLFLVIPLIVLGLSWFSTWKIERRYSLYTRRSSASDREDSVTLLKALKVLTVSRQTGIFFSFLLLVTISLFLQEAVLEPYGGEVFGMSIGDTTMLNSYWGIGILIGYSITGFALIPRFGKTPVTKVGCGVVAGCFLLIILAGFTQNPLILKGAMLLFGLAAGVTTLGAISLMLDLTVASTAGTFIGTWGLSQALARGIATWSGGIILDVGKRVFTEPIWAYGSVFLLQAIVMIGAIGLLAQVDVTEFRNNTKEAIATVMEGDLD, from the coding sequence ATGGCTACCCAAGAAGTATCAAGCTTAAGGGAGGAATCCTCTAGATCAATTAACCTCCCTACCATGTTTCGGATTGGATTGTTTAACCTTGGATTGGGTCTAATGTCGGTGTTAACCGTAGCCGTCATTAATCGGGTGATGATCAGTGAATTGGCGATTCCGGGGACGATTACGGCCGGAGTGGTGGCCGTGCAGTATTTTATCTCACCGACCCGGGTCTGGTTTGGTCAAATGTCCGACTCTCGCCCCCTCTTTGGCCTCCACCGGACTGGTTATGTGCGCCTCGGAACTATTATTTTCGGTATTGCTATCTTTTTATCTGTCCAAGTGGTTTGGCAATTGGGGGGCATTGTTTCGCAAACGGGAGTCTGGGAATGGAATGGTTTAACCCTATTTTGGACAGGGGTTTTAATCCTAATTTTTATGGTTTATGGGTTAGCCATTAGTGCCAGTTCAACCCCCTTTACAGCGTTGTTAGTGGATATTTCCAGCGAACAGGAGCGATCGCGCATTGTGGCCGTGGTGTGGTCAATGTTAATGGTGGGGATTATTTTAGGGGGCATCACAGGCAAAATTTTCCTAACCCAAGTGGAAGGATTAGAAGGCAATCCCCTAGATATTTTACCCGGCCCGATTAATAGCTTATTTCTCGTCATCCCGTTAATTGTTTTGGGGTTATCTTGGTTTAGCACCTGGAAAATTGAGCGCAGATATTCCCTCTATACTCGCCGTTCTTCTGCTTCAGACCGAGAAGATAGTGTCACCCTATTAAAAGCCTTAAAAGTCCTAACGGTTAGTCGGCAAACCGGAATCTTTTTCTCCTTTTTGCTCCTCGTTACTATTAGCTTATTCCTCCAAGAAGCTGTCCTTGAACCCTACGGCGGGGAAGTATTCGGAATGTCAATTGGGGATACAACCATGCTCAATTCTTATTGGGGGATTGGGATTTTAATTGGCTATAGTATCACCGGATTTGCCTTAATTCCCCGCTTCGGCAAAACCCCCGTCACAAAAGTAGGTTGTGGGGTAGTGGCGGGCTGTTTCCTCTTAATTATTCTGGCAGGTTTTACCCAAAATCCCCTGATCTTAAAAGGGGCTATGTTACTCTTTGGATTAGCGGCCGGAGTAACCACCTTGGGGGCGATTAGTTTAATGTTGGATCTCACCGTGGCTTCCACAGCCGGAACCTTTATTGGGACTTGGGGACTTTCCCAAGCCCTAGCGCGAGGGATTGCCACTTGGTCTGGGGGGATTATTCTAGATGTGGGAAAACGGGTGTTTACCGAACCGATCTGGGCTTATGGCAGTGTATTCTTGTTACAAGCGATTGTGATGATTGGGGCAATAGGTCTATTGGCTCAAGTGGATGTCACCGAGTTTCGGAACAATACCAAAGAAGCGATCGCCACTGTTATGGAAGGAGACTTAGATTAA
- a CDS encoding inositol monophosphatase family protein, whose protein sequence is MNSFWEEVLVFCQTLTNTIGQQLMKDFGQIEASRKSDGSLVTQADRWADQEIRQAIAQKFPDHGVLTEETEHILPPQEFCWVVDPIDGTTNFTRGLPIWGISLGLLYRGTPVFGFVHFPPMQQTYHGYWFADSGLTGPGGAYLNGRPIQTSPDEPSLNHLFNLCARSTDVFKKPFPCKVRMIGVSSYSSALVACGASLGGVEATPKIWDIAAVWVIVQGAGGAFIPLEPQPVFPLQVGKDYGKRSFPSLVVSRQTLAQQFLPLVRFIGDRV, encoded by the coding sequence ATGAATAGCTTTTGGGAGGAGGTCTTAGTCTTCTGTCAAACCCTGACTAATACTATTGGTCAGCAATTAATGAAGGACTTCGGACAGATTGAAGCCAGTCGCAAATCCGACGGATCTCTTGTGACCCAAGCAGACCGTTGGGCGGATCAAGAAATTCGGCAGGCGATCGCACAAAAATTTCCCGATCACGGAGTTCTGACCGAAGAAACAGAACATATCCTCCCCCCCCAAGAGTTTTGTTGGGTGGTAGACCCCATCGACGGCACCACCAACTTTACTCGCGGCCTCCCCATTTGGGGAATCTCCCTCGGCCTTCTCTATCGCGGAACCCCCGTCTTCGGTTTTGTCCACTTCCCCCCCATGCAACAAACCTATCACGGCTACTGGTTCGCTGATTCAGGCCTCACTGGTCCGGGTGGCGCTTATCTCAACGGGCGACCCATCCAAACCAGTCCCGACGAACCCAGCTTAAACCATCTCTTCAACCTCTGCGCCCGCAGTACCGATGTTTTTAAAAAACCCTTTCCCTGCAAAGTGCGCATGATTGGCGTATCTAGTTATAGCAGCGCTCTTGTGGCCTGTGGAGCCAGTCTAGGGGGAGTCGAGGCCACGCCCAAAATTTGGGATATAGCCGCCGTTTGGGTCATTGTCCAGGGCGCTGGGGGCGCATTTATCCCCCTTGAACCCCAGCCCGTTTTTCCCCTCCAAGTGGGAAAAGACTACGGAAAACGCTCCTTTCCCAGTTTAGTAGTCAGTCGTCAGACCTTAGCCCAGCAATTTTTACCCCTCGTCCGGTTCATCGGCGATCGCGTTTAG
- a CDS encoding Uma2 family endonuclease, with translation MYELPSEEVGEPGLPDQFHPLQAELLRLTFQPGNYDPEQVFSAMDLNVYYDENHTRRYKRPDWFGVVGVPRLYENRDLRLSYVVWQEGVSPSLVVELLSPSTQDQDLGQVEGEADGTPTKWEVYEQILRVPYYVVYDRTMGGFRGFELERGATAESPRYVEVEVRENRWWLEGLELGVGLWQGTYENVNRLWLRFYGSSGDWIPTPTEQERQARESAEQREARERQARESAEQREARERRARESAEQREARERRARESAEQREARERQAREAAEEQAERFRRLLMENGINPDEI, from the coding sequence ATGTATGAGCTACCCAGTGAAGAAGTAGGAGAACCGGGTTTGCCGGACCAATTTCACCCCCTACAAGCCGAATTACTGCGTCTAACATTTCAACCGGGCAATTACGACCCAGAACAGGTTTTTTCGGCAATGGATCTCAATGTTTATTACGATGAGAACCACACCAGACGATATAAACGCCCCGATTGGTTTGGGGTGGTGGGAGTGCCTCGCCTATACGAAAATCGAGACTTGCGCTTAAGTTATGTAGTGTGGCAAGAAGGAGTTAGCCCTTCTCTGGTGGTGGAATTATTATCCCCAAGTACCCAAGATCAGGATTTAGGACAAGTGGAAGGGGAGGCGGATGGAACACCGACCAAATGGGAGGTGTATGAGCAGATTCTGAGGGTCCCCTACTATGTAGTATATGACCGGACGATGGGGGGTTTTCGAGGGTTTGAATTAGAAAGGGGAGCAACAGCCGAATCTCCTCGTTATGTGGAGGTAGAAGTAAGGGAGAATCGCTGGTGGTTGGAGGGATTGGAATTAGGAGTGGGTTTGTGGCAAGGGACTTATGAAAATGTGAATCGTTTATGGTTACGCTTCTATGGGAGTTCGGGGGATTGGATTCCTACGCCGACAGAACAGGAACGGCAAGCTAGAGAGTCCGCCGAACAACGGGAAGCACGGGAACGGCAAGCTAGAGAGTCCGCCGAACAACGGGAAGCACGGGAACGACGGGCTAGAGAGTCCGCCGAACAACGGGAAGCACGGGAACGACGGGCTAGAGAGTCCGCCGAACAACGGGAAGCACGGGAACGACAAGCTAGAGAAGCAGCAGAAGAACAAGCGGAACGTTTCCGGCGTTTACTCATGGAAAACGGGATTAACCCCGATGAAATTTAA
- the thiD gene encoding bifunctional hydroxymethylpyrimidine kinase/phosphomethylpyrimidine kinase, whose product MTKKALTIAGSDSGGGAGIQADLRTFSFHCVHGMSAVTCVTAQNTQGVSRVDGLSPEAVVAQVRAVVTDIGVDGAKTGMLLNEGIIEVVAEVVQELGIYPLVVDPVMVSRTGSQLIDERAIATLTSCLLPQATILTPNRYEAQLLSGLELNNLADMQQAAQKIYQLGSKAVLVKGGGMTGALKGVDVWFDGDNLTVFKTETVDTPHTHGTGCTLSAAIAAQLALGASPSDAVEQAKNYVTQALHYAIPLGQGTGPVGHFFPLLPDLTP is encoded by the coding sequence ATGACAAAGAAGGCGCTAACCATTGCAGGTTCAGATAGTGGTGGGGGTGCGGGGATTCAAGCGGATCTGCGCACCTTCTCGTTCCACTGTGTTCACGGTATGAGTGCGGTCACTTGTGTGACGGCTCAAAATACCCAAGGGGTGAGTCGGGTGGATGGTTTATCGCCCGAGGCCGTTGTGGCTCAGGTGCGGGCTGTGGTGACGGATATTGGGGTGGATGGGGCGAAAACGGGGATGTTGCTCAATGAGGGTATTATTGAGGTGGTGGCGGAGGTGGTGCAGGAGTTGGGGATCTATCCTTTGGTGGTGGATCCGGTGATGGTGTCTCGCACGGGCTCCCAGTTGATTGATGAGCGGGCGATCGCAACTCTGACCTCTTGTTTGTTGCCCCAAGCTACTATCCTGACTCCTAACCGTTATGAAGCCCAACTTTTAAGCGGTTTGGAGTTGAATAATTTGGCGGATATGCAGCAAGCCGCCCAGAAAATCTATCAATTGGGGTCTAAGGCCGTTTTGGTCAAAGGAGGGGGCATGACGGGCGCGTTAAAGGGCGTTGATGTATGGTTTGATGGGGATAATCTCACGGTGTTTAAAACCGAAACGGTGGACACTCCCCACACCCACGGCACCGGTTGCACCTTGTCGGCGGCGATCGCGGCTCAATTAGCCCTCGGAGCTTCTCCCTCCGATGCGGTGGAACAGGCGAAAAACTATGTCACCCAAGCCCTACACTATGCCATCCCCCTCGGTCAAGGCACGGGTCCGGTTGGGCATTTTTTCCCCCTCTTACCGGATCTCACTCCCTGA
- a CDS encoding zinc ribbon domain-containing protein produces the protein MEVDRFFASSKTCHVCLNRVDSLALEVRQWECQNCGTHHDRDINAAQNIKNEALRILSLGISDRAWVGNIRELGKTSVLLNVPLNQEASSSPMAGWGSSQIVLEV, from the coding sequence ATTGAAGTTGACCGCTTTTTTGCGTCTTCAAAAACTTGTCACGTTTGCCTTAATCGAGTAGATAGTTTAGCGTTAGAGGTTCGGCAATGGGAATGTCAAAATTGTGGCACTCACCACGACCGTGATATTAATGCAGCGCAAAACATTAAAAATGAAGCCTTGCGGATATTGTCGTTGGGAATCAGCGATAGGGCTTGGGTCGGGAATATAAGAGAACTGGGTAAAACTTCGGTTTTGCTAAATGTTCCGTTGAATCAGGAAGCCTCATCCTCGCCAATGGCAGGGTGGGGTAGTTCACAGATAGTCTTGGAAGTATAA